In one Vampirovibrio chlorellavorus genomic region, the following are encoded:
- a CDS encoding GNAT family N-acetyltransferase: MSSATPVSKINPAPTSCPVAQPADFRVQVIRSLAEFLPLKKQWDDFLNIAGVENLCLTHAWLTQWLQHFPAQELLIIIVQDHRENWLAVAPLKISLGKQGFTCKRLRHLQFIGTQPNVYDWMEIVIASEQNELAVLNTIASVIRDSRWDVLDLLFMRNRAQCEALAQALAPRQVESAIHTETVMPCLPLPDSVKAYETTRRKKTRLEVNRHNNRFEKDRGSRPQLTFHTEPKVSDVLLKAFVDNHKQYWASRGQKSDFVRYPELHSFYRHMLEEAAGIDIKSEKNAPRLLLSTLAANDITLSYQLGFWQGSSYLSHLTNFNQNFRSYSPGTLHMDALVFHAVEAGATEFNFGRGDEPYKHLWTREKHPLWNLRLFRHPLAKALWALDHFLKKCLRKTAG, from the coding sequence ATGAGTTCAGCCACCCCAGTCTCAAAAATCAACCCGGCCCCGACCTCGTGTCCCGTGGCGCAGCCTGCGGATTTCCGGGTTCAGGTCATTCGCTCGCTCGCTGAATTTTTACCCCTGAAAAAGCAATGGGACGACTTCCTGAACATAGCTGGCGTGGAAAACCTCTGCCTCACCCACGCCTGGCTGACCCAGTGGTTGCAGCACTTCCCGGCTCAGGAACTCCTGATTATCATTGTTCAGGATCACCGGGAAAACTGGTTGGCCGTGGCCCCCTTAAAAATCAGTCTGGGGAAACAGGGCTTCACTTGCAAGCGATTGAGGCACCTACAATTCATTGGCACACAGCCCAACGTCTACGACTGGATGGAAATCGTCATTGCCTCAGAACAAAACGAACTTGCCGTGCTGAATACCATCGCCAGCGTCATCCGTGACAGTCGCTGGGATGTTCTGGATTTGCTCTTCATGCGAAATCGCGCCCAGTGTGAGGCCTTGGCCCAGGCCCTGGCCCCCCGGCAGGTCGAATCGGCCATCCACACGGAAACCGTGATGCCCTGCTTGCCCCTACCCGACTCGGTCAAGGCCTATGAAACCACCCGGCGTAAAAAAACACGTCTGGAGGTCAACCGTCACAACAACCGCTTTGAAAAAGATCGGGGAAGCCGCCCTCAGTTGACCTTCCACACAGAACCGAAGGTCAGTGACGTTCTGTTGAAAGCATTTGTGGACAACCACAAACAATATTGGGCCAGCCGGGGGCAAAAAAGTGATTTTGTGCGCTATCCCGAGCTGCATTCCTTTTACCGGCATATGCTGGAGGAAGCGGCTGGCATTGATATAAAAAGTGAGAAAAACGCCCCCAGACTCTTGCTCTCCACACTGGCAGCGAATGATATAACCTTAAGCTACCAACTGGGCTTCTGGCAGGGCAGCAGTTATCTCAGTCACCTGACCAACTTTAACCAGAATTTTAGAAGCTATAGTCCCGGCACCTTGCACATGGATGCCCTGGTGTTCCACGCGGTGGAAGCTGGCGCCACGGAATTTAATTTCGGGCGGGGGGATGAACCCTACAAACACCTCTGGACCCGAGAAAAACACCCACTATGGAACCTGCGACTGTTTCGGCACCCGCTGGCCAAAGCTCTGTGGGCTCTGGATCATTTTCTGAAAAAGTGCCTGAGAAAGACCGCCGGATGA
- a CDS encoding glycosyltransferase family 2 protein yields MTIVPHPASPPTTPEQALPLVSIIMPTHNAAAYIGQSIQSVLNQTYPNWELLIADDASTDETGHIVASFNDVRIHYQKLARVGHPAGVRNAALRHAKGELIAFLDSDDLYYPDTLAKLSTPLLNNPNLISAYGFADQIDHQGNPLPNPIQLVEAPPEKSGPEQPAQPHRYPASHYAHSWDRIVTSQISCLLAGLMIRRSAWEQIGYFNETLCGPEDYEFYVRMFLHNHAGVLCLNDYVYQYRIHAASLTKAPEHYEKLLSSCLKIMHWMFTEAPIPAEVRPLKSKAYLGCYRYLARERLLQHQPHIARKLALKTFREPNIKLGDALLGCGPLLIRSFLPTGLDDLLVSLRRQARLWKSRLKTSPISPLSAGSP; encoded by the coding sequence ATGACCATCGTCCCCCATCCTGCATCACCACCCACCACACCCGAGCAGGCCCTGCCGCTGGTTTCCATTATTATGCCCACCCACAACGCGGCTGCCTATATTGGTCAATCGATCCAATCCGTGCTGAATCAAACCTACCCCAACTGGGAACTACTGATTGCCGATGACGCTTCCACTGATGAGACCGGGCACATTGTGGCCTCCTTCAACGATGTCCGGATTCATTACCAAAAACTGGCGCGGGTGGGACATCCGGCCGGGGTGCGCAACGCGGCCCTGCGCCATGCCAAAGGAGAACTCATCGCCTTTCTGGATTCCGATGACTTGTACTACCCGGACACGCTGGCCAAACTCTCGACTCCCCTGTTAAACAACCCGAATCTCATCTCGGCATACGGGTTTGCCGATCAGATCGATCATCAGGGGAACCCCTTGCCCAACCCCATTCAGCTGGTGGAAGCGCCCCCTGAAAAAAGTGGGCCCGAACAGCCAGCCCAGCCCCACCGATACCCCGCCAGCCACTACGCCCACAGCTGGGATCGCATTGTCACCAGTCAAATCAGTTGCCTGTTGGCCGGACTGATGATCCGCCGCAGCGCCTGGGAACAGATCGGGTATTTCAATGAAACCCTGTGTGGCCCGGAAGACTATGAATTTTATGTGCGCATGTTTTTACACAACCATGCGGGCGTCCTGTGCCTGAACGACTACGTGTACCAGTACCGCATTCACGCGGCCAGCCTGACCAAGGCCCCGGAACACTATGAAAAATTGCTGAGCAGCTGCCTCAAAATCATGCACTGGATGTTCACGGAAGCACCCATCCCGGCTGAGGTGCGACCGCTGAAGTCGAAAGCCTATCTGGGTTGTTACCGCTATCTGGCCCGGGAGCGCCTGTTGCAACATCAGCCTCACATCGCCCGCAAACTGGCGCTGAAAACATTCCGGGAGCCAAACATCAAACTCGGGGACGCCCTGTTGGGATGCGGCCCCTTGCTCATCCGGTCTTTCCTTCCCACCGGGCTGGATGACTTACTGGTGTCCTTGCGGCGGCAAGCACGCCTCTGGAAAAGCCGCCTTAAAACCAGCCCCATCAGTCCTTTATCCGCAGGTTCCCCATGA
- a CDS encoding lipopolysaccharide biosynthesis protein, translated as MSLGQRSLLGMLTGGLSVVIKTGLNIILIPTLIATLGLDVFGLYVLLIAIFEISTLLDLGITDALVTSLSGKAHNPQAKNSYLTVGHLLYSALALLFLLGGAAVYPGFSGLFHVSPQLKPLAQTGFLLIMLESVLMVYGAYYQAILLSHCSQQWTNLADSVYAILSNGGALLALWLGGDLTLIFGLRLLAALLRLSIIVVRANRAEPRLWCRNTPFCLQTLQKLFRLSGHAMMINFSIIVSHKIDDIVIAKFLPISAVGVYEIVFRFLGVTLQICLKLQEGIYPLFARMAALNQTAEARQLFLRASCFLNFVGASTLMLIVLFYPELFGIFSAGKVPLAQTLPILALAVPCVLSGILQMPANALLFTWGQHRFLSVTSILAALANLGLSFILVQHWGIVGVTLGTLIPQLLQHQWGLIGQACRTLKISAGDYLKSVYGAIFFPLLVSFGWAQLGRFLMSFRPWANEAMALGIIALIALSALGLGAWLWLRRNTSAQEKAQLRQFIAQKFFRQKFFRQNEKNTPNALTLDSLS; from the coding sequence ATGAGCCTGGGGCAACGTTCCTTGCTGGGCATGCTGACCGGTGGCCTGAGCGTGGTCATTAAAACCGGCCTCAACATTATTCTCATCCCCACGTTAATCGCCACGCTGGGCCTGGATGTCTTTGGCCTGTACGTACTGCTCATCGCCATTTTTGAAATTTCCACCCTGCTGGATTTGGGCATTACCGACGCGCTGGTTACCAGCCTGAGCGGTAAAGCCCACAACCCCCAGGCCAAGAACAGCTACCTGACAGTGGGCCACCTTTTGTACAGCGCGCTGGCCCTCCTGTTTTTGCTGGGCGGGGCTGCCGTATATCCGGGCTTTTCCGGCCTGTTTCACGTTTCACCACAGTTAAAACCGCTGGCCCAAACCGGATTTTTGCTGATCATGCTGGAATCCGTACTCATGGTTTACGGGGCCTATTATCAGGCCATTTTACTCTCCCATTGCAGCCAGCAATGGACCAATCTGGCGGATAGTGTTTACGCCATCCTCAGCAACGGAGGGGCCTTGCTGGCCCTGTGGCTGGGCGGGGATTTAACCCTGATCTTCGGGCTGCGCCTGTTGGCCGCCCTGCTTCGCCTCAGCATCATCGTGGTGCGGGCCAACCGAGCTGAGCCCCGGCTGTGGTGCAGGAACACCCCCTTCTGCCTGCAGACCCTGCAAAAACTGTTTCGCTTGAGCGGCCATGCCATGATGATCAACTTCAGCATCATCGTTTCCCATAAAATCGATGACATTGTCATCGCCAAATTCCTTCCCATCAGCGCCGTGGGGGTGTATGAAATTGTTTTCCGATTTCTGGGAGTCACCCTGCAAATCTGCCTCAAACTACAAGAAGGCATTTACCCCCTGTTTGCCCGCATGGCCGCCCTCAATCAGACCGCAGAAGCCCGGCAACTCTTTTTAAGGGCCAGCTGCTTCCTGAATTTTGTGGGAGCCTCCACCCTGATGCTGATCGTCCTGTTTTATCCCGAACTGTTCGGTATCTTCTCCGCCGGAAAAGTCCCCCTTGCCCAAACCCTGCCCATTCTGGCGCTGGCCGTGCCCTGCGTCCTCAGCGGCATTCTGCAAATGCCAGCCAACGCCCTCCTCTTTACCTGGGGACAACACCGCTTCCTGAGCGTCACCAGCATTCTGGCGGCACTGGCCAACCTGGGTCTCAGTTTTATTCTGGTGCAGCACTGGGGCATTGTGGGCGTGACCCTGGGCACTCTCATTCCCCAGCTCCTTCAGCACCAGTGGGGATTGATTGGTCAAGCCTGCCGCACCCTGAAAATTTCCGCAGGCGACTACCTGAAGTCCGTTTACGGGGCAATTTTCTTCCCCCTTCTTGTTTCTTTTGGTTGGGCCCAGCTGGGTCGCTTCCTCATGAGCTTCCGCCCCTGGGCCAATGAAGCCATGGCCCTGGGTATCATTGCCCTGATTGCCCTGAGCGCCCTGGGCCTGGGAGCCTGGTTGTGGCTCCGCCGAAATACCAGCGCACAGGAAAAAGCACAGCTGCGCCAGTTCATCGCTCAAAAATTTTTCAGACAAAAATTTTTCAGACAAAATGAAAAAAACACGCCAAACGCCTTAACCCTGGATTCCCTGTCATGA
- a CDS encoding O-antigen ligase family protein, producing MTPSPPTDWKSALPSGKPLVALLAGLGMLLAVLVYLILPALGLSSLSESLNYQRLVLLFGAGVGAIVYWQYWRFIIPRPQLLVAFVILGWPLAALGNGHLLALGVNIRFTPLLMLMLMLPMLRIIVPHIGLLWRQLPWLKYYAAFVVWLGLYYVFYNANATDPRLSGGESAMGDGAVSLVQLVAYVYCLLCVALSAVTVLKIRNFRGFFDALNQALLWVSALESLVTIAGFPFQLTSMMLDGFLRAIGIFSHPNPFAHHMGILMVYLLGLYCYYQGDRKHRMPTALLWGGLAINLVAFLLGLSKTAISAFALCALIIFLLNLAVPAIRRSFTRIAISLVTLLPLGLFIFEALSGKSFFGIMESRINETESMNWRAMVWQDLMADIDLTTIWLGHGFTSANQTVFNLTFNDAKNANPLMMVHNAYIALLYDLGLMGYLMFVAPLGLMLQSARGWMNAAKPALRTEHTIIIALTVYFLFACGFDEMSYMFDAPQLYWTLVSILSCMALRETRECPA from the coding sequence ATGACCCCCTCTCCCCCCACGGACTGGAAATCGGCACTCCCCAGTGGCAAGCCATTGGTGGCGCTGCTGGCCGGGCTGGGCATGCTGCTAGCGGTTCTGGTGTATTTGATCCTGCCCGCCCTTGGACTCTCCAGCCTGTCGGAAAGCCTGAACTACCAGCGACTGGTCCTGTTGTTCGGAGCGGGCGTCGGGGCTATCGTTTACTGGCAATACTGGCGCTTCATTATCCCCCGGCCTCAATTGCTGGTGGCCTTCGTGATACTGGGGTGGCCGCTGGCGGCGCTGGGCAATGGACATCTGCTGGCGTTGGGCGTCAACATTCGCTTCACCCCCCTGCTGATGCTGATGCTGATGTTGCCCATGCTTCGGATTATCGTGCCCCACATTGGGCTGCTGTGGCGGCAATTGCCGTGGCTGAAATACTACGCGGCCTTTGTTGTCTGGCTGGGGCTTTACTACGTGTTCTACAACGCCAACGCCACCGATCCTCGCCTGAGTGGGGGAGAAAGCGCCATGGGCGATGGCGCGGTCAGTCTGGTTCAACTGGTGGCCTACGTCTACTGCCTGCTTTGCGTGGCCTTATCGGCGGTGACCGTGCTGAAAATCAGGAATTTCCGCGGCTTTTTTGACGCCCTGAATCAGGCCCTGCTGTGGGTCAGCGCCCTGGAGTCGCTGGTGACCATCGCCGGTTTTCCCTTCCAGCTCACCAGTATGATGCTGGACGGTTTTTTACGGGCCATCGGTATTTTTTCCCACCCCAACCCCTTTGCCCATCACATGGGCATCTTGATGGTGTACCTGCTGGGCCTGTACTGTTATTATCAGGGCGATCGAAAACACCGCATGCCCACGGCCCTGCTCTGGGGCGGGCTGGCCATCAATCTCGTGGCCTTTTTACTGGGCCTCTCCAAAACGGCCATCAGTGCCTTTGCCCTGTGTGCCCTGATCATCTTTTTGCTGAACCTGGCCGTGCCCGCCATCCGTCGCAGCTTCACCCGGATCGCCATCAGTCTGGTCACCCTGCTTCCGTTGGGCCTGTTTATTTTTGAGGCCCTGTCCGGTAAAAGTTTTTTCGGCATTATGGAATCCCGAATCAACGAAACGGAAAGCATGAACTGGCGGGCCATGGTGTGGCAGGACTTGATGGCAGACATTGATCTGACCACAATCTGGCTGGGCCACGGCTTTACATCGGCCAACCAAACCGTGTTTAACCTGACCTTCAACGACGCCAAAAACGCCAATCCCCTCATGATGGTTCACAACGCCTATATCGCCCTGCTCTACGATCTGGGGCTGATGGGCTACCTGATGTTTGTGGCCCCGCTGGGTTTAATGCTGCAATCGGCCCGGGGCTGGATGAACGCGGCAAAACCCGCCTTGCGCACGGAGCATACCATCATCATCGCCCTGACCGTGTACTTTTTATTCGCCTGCGGTTTTGATGAAATGTCCTACATGTTTGACGCCCCGCAACTGTACTGGACGCTGGTCAGCATCCTGTCCTGCATGGCCCTGCGAGAAACCCGGGAGTGTCCGGCATGA
- a CDS encoding GumC family protein yields the protein MAPVFSPAHLKHHALPEPPERLLPGVASFWRRNTALIVGVGLFVCFWMLIYTFFVFKPGYAAKAMVIIKDSAITSRYVEPDQYYALQTTSSSSSNPVLNTMGILKSSAISEALWQFFQSKHPEQLKKLKIKTPADWKAFYQDGSAFIKAKNQPGTDLISVQFSWSDPVIAKEGLGVVLKAFQNASRDLNRSEQSTRTQFLEGQVRELEAQLLAVRKLKSTYQISNKTVSVRREGDDLAGSRMELSNRLSQLEAQAQGKERLARRYQQLLGMNPEKALKASALGQNATIARLQDELYRLQQQYALLSASLTESNPKVREIEAQIAQVKANLSAEQSRTMGTANNTQTVVADTTRGDLVRNMLLANGEAQDLRAQAAIIRQRLGQINVDISQFPQKAEGLAQIEQKEASLSVALDHLRQKALEGRVKEAQTLSNVFIVDEPSLPQKAQFPNRTHLIVLSLLMGLGVGMATAFAKEQLSGPSAGYSMPEWMEPLEGSQTTATMEEVAEVAEMPEMPETRQPSTRPAGPRTFEPEPAELSGGATPFSLAHTLMSEPTSEKMGLPAAGSLFDSLIPVAGPITQQYPTAATFRSDLTQPLTAESVRPSPSQQTERSSSSPHRLQPLLAHPLENPEEMPVPPSAISPAASVRMAHAPTPHQLAELQAAHLQKTNPPLTEQEGVPVLHAPPVAAEVITSDLSASDLPLDSEDPSMAENRPITHEPIRFKAPSQVTVQAEAPAPHSESMLEAAYDSPSSAEHSEPQNSLSQNSLYDQQALKMPMPRRKRGVPAFLLSDETQSNGQSQDGHNSLDGYDPEETGFSQPYTLIPKKQRLSADDNLLETVAPLSAPSPAAPASENLPFPDLFSETDLAETDSRPRPPALNPPLNPMWISRKPYEHPEAYFGLGRRKKKRMEPSTSLNRLMAALQQQAGVRKP from the coding sequence ATGGCCCCTGTATTTTCCCCCGCACACCTCAAACATCACGCCCTCCCGGAGCCCCCGGAGCGTCTGCTGCCCGGCGTGGCCAGCTTCTGGCGACGGAACACCGCCCTCATTGTGGGGGTGGGTCTCTTTGTGTGCTTCTGGATGCTGATTTACACCTTTTTTGTGTTCAAGCCGGGTTATGCGGCCAAAGCCATGGTCATCATCAAGGATTCGGCCATCACCAGCCGTTACGTGGAGCCCGATCAATACTACGCCTTGCAAACCACCTCTTCCAGCTCCTCCAACCCGGTGCTGAACACCATGGGCATCCTGAAGTCCTCGGCCATCAGCGAGGCCCTGTGGCAGTTTTTTCAAAGCAAACACCCAGAACAGCTTAAAAAACTGAAAATCAAAACCCCGGCGGACTGGAAAGCGTTCTATCAGGATGGCTCCGCCTTTATTAAAGCCAAAAACCAGCCGGGCACCGACCTCATTTCCGTGCAATTCAGCTGGAGCGATCCAGTCATTGCCAAAGAGGGACTGGGCGTTGTTTTAAAGGCCTTTCAGAATGCCAGCCGGGACTTGAACCGCTCGGAGCAAAGCACCCGCACCCAATTTTTAGAGGGTCAGGTTCGGGAACTTGAAGCCCAGCTTTTAGCGGTGCGAAAACTCAAAAGCACCTATCAAATCAGCAACAAAACCGTCAGCGTCCGCCGGGAAGGCGATGATCTGGCGGGTTCCCGCATGGAGTTGAGCAACCGGCTCAGCCAACTGGAAGCCCAGGCCCAGGGGAAAGAACGGCTGGCCCGTCGCTATCAGCAACTGTTGGGCATGAACCCGGAAAAAGCCCTGAAGGCCTCCGCCCTGGGACAAAACGCCACCATCGCCCGGTTGCAGGATGAGCTGTATCGCCTTCAGCAACAGTACGCCCTGCTCAGCGCGTCCCTGACCGAAAGCAACCCCAAAGTGCGCGAAATTGAAGCCCAAATTGCCCAGGTCAAAGCCAACCTGAGCGCCGAGCAATCCCGCACCATGGGCACCGCCAACAACACCCAAACCGTGGTCGCCGACACCACCCGTGGCGATCTGGTTCGCAACATGCTGCTGGCCAACGGAGAAGCGCAGGACTTGCGGGCTCAGGCGGCCATTATTCGGCAACGCCTGGGGCAGATCAATGTGGATATCAGCCAATTCCCCCAAAAGGCGGAAGGGCTGGCCCAGATTGAGCAAAAGGAAGCCTCCCTCAGCGTGGCCCTGGATCATCTGCGGCAAAAAGCGCTGGAAGGACGGGTGAAAGAAGCCCAAACGCTGAGTAACGTTTTCATTGTGGATGAGCCCAGCCTGCCGCAAAAAGCCCAGTTCCCCAACCGCACCCACCTGATTGTACTCAGCCTGCTCATGGGGCTGGGTGTGGGCATGGCCACCGCTTTCGCCAAAGAGCAGCTCAGTGGCCCTTCCGCGGGTTACAGCATGCCGGAGTGGATGGAACCACTGGAAGGGAGCCAGACCACGGCAACCATGGAAGAAGTGGCAGAAGTGGCAGAAATGCCAGAAATGCCCGAAACAAGGCAGCCCTCCACCCGTCCAGCCGGGCCCCGGACGTTTGAACCGGAGCCCGCCGAGTTAAGCGGAGGAGCCACCCCCTTTTCTCTGGCCCATACCCTCATGAGTGAGCCAACCTCCGAAAAAATGGGCTTACCCGCAGCCGGATCGCTGTTTGATTCCCTCATTCCCGTGGCGGGCCCCATTACCCAGCAATACCCCACAGCCGCCACTTTTCGCAGCGATTTGACCCAGCCCCTGACGGCGGAGTCCGTGCGTCCCTCCCCCAGCCAGCAGACCGAACGTAGCAGCAGCAGTCCGCATCGGCTTCAGCCCCTTTTGGCGCATCCCCTGGAAAATCCCGAAGAAATGCCAGTCCCCCCTTCCGCCATATCGCCTGCCGCTTCGGTGCGGATGGCCCATGCGCCCACCCCGCATCAATTGGCGGAACTTCAGGCAGCACACCTGCAAAAAACAAATCCGCCGCTGACGGAACAGGAAGGGGTGCCCGTGCTGCATGCGCCACCCGTTGCCGCCGAGGTGATCACGTCCGATCTCAGCGCCTCTGACCTCCCTCTGGACTCTGAAGATCCGTCGATGGCGGAAAACCGACCCATCACCCACGAACCCATCCGCTTCAAGGCCCCCTCACAGGTCACCGTGCAGGCGGAAGCACCGGCCCCTCACTCCGAAAGTATGTTGGAGGCCGCTTACGATTCCCCTTCCAGCGCTGAGCATTCGGAACCCCAAAATTCGCTTTCTCAAAACTCCCTCTACGATCAACAGGCCCTGAAAATGCCCATGCCCCGTCGCAAGCGGGGAGTACCCGCCTTTCTGCTGAGCGATGAGACCCAAAGCAACGGACAGAGCCAAGATGGCCACAATAGCCTTGACGGCTACGATCCAGAGGAAACCGGCTTCAGCCAGCCCTATACCCTCATCCCCAAAAAGCAACGCCTCAGCGCCGATGACAACCTGCTGGAAACCGTGGCGCCCCTATCCGCCCCCAGCCCGGCGGCCCCGGCCAGTGAAAACCTGCCTTTCCCCGATCTGTTTTCCGAAACCGATCTGGCGGAGACTGACAGCAGACCCCGCCCGCCCGCGTTGAATCCGCCTTTAAACCCCATGTGGATCAGTCGAAAACCGTATGAGCATCCGGAAGCCTACTTCGGGCTGGGCCGCCGCAAGAAAAAGCGGATGGAACCCTCCACCTCCCTCAACCGGCTGATGGCCGCCCTGCAACAACAGGCTGGCGTCCGTAAGCCCTGA
- a CDS encoding polysaccharide biosynthesis/export family protein, giving the protein MSSRAIRRFQRILTPCLMLFALIGLLACHPDSGHAENFTGQLQFAEGSYRINVGDVLSVNVYNQSDLSANGILVRSDGNASFNGIGEIQVAGKTIREATQLLESQVRELVREPRISLTVSESKPPSVYLAGAVMRPGMLQAGNSTATLSNTSNNTSGLPGGNGSATSQSGNGLSGNRMDFRLSSVLSAAGGVKLSADLANVTVTRDGQLYKTVNLWELLKNGSSDNDLMLQNGDSVYVPELPHQALDDATYQLLLSSAIGPQIFPVRIIGDVKTPGVYDLNSTSPYLNSAIAKGGGFNYGANIKVVAIRRFSGENKFSTLMVDPNRHDFMLRPNDVVYVSEQKIYKTGRFADNAAKVLSPFTNMASAVFGLAVLGGIR; this is encoded by the coding sequence ATGTCAAGCCGAGCGATTCGCCGATTCCAACGTATTTTGACCCCATGCCTCATGCTTTTCGCCTTGATAGGGCTGCTTGCTTGCCATCCAGACAGTGGCCATGCCGAAAACTTTACCGGACAGCTGCAATTTGCGGAAGGCAGCTACCGCATCAACGTCGGCGATGTGCTGAGCGTCAACGTCTATAATCAGTCCGACTTATCTGCCAACGGCATTCTGGTACGCTCCGATGGCAATGCCTCCTTCAACGGCATTGGGGAAATTCAGGTGGCCGGTAAAACCATCCGGGAAGCCACCCAACTGCTGGAAAGCCAGGTTCGGGAACTGGTTCGGGAACCCCGCATCAGTCTGACGGTCAGCGAAAGCAAGCCCCCCAGCGTCTATCTGGCCGGGGCGGTCATGCGTCCGGGCATGTTACAAGCGGGTAACAGCACGGCCACCCTGAGCAACACCAGCAACAACACAAGCGGACTGCCCGGCGGCAATGGTTCGGCCACTAGCCAAAGCGGCAACGGGCTGTCCGGCAACCGCATGGATTTCCGCCTGTCCAGTGTGCTGTCCGCTGCGGGCGGGGTCAAGCTCTCCGCTGATTTGGCCAACGTCACCGTAACCCGAGACGGGCAACTCTACAAAACCGTCAACTTGTGGGAACTGTTAAAAAACGGCAGCAGTGACAATGACCTGATGCTGCAAAACGGCGATTCCGTCTATGTCCCGGAACTGCCCCATCAGGCCCTGGATGACGCCACCTACCAACTGCTGCTCAGCTCGGCCATCGGGCCCCAGATCTTTCCGGTGCGTATCATCGGCGATGTAAAAACGCCGGGCGTCTACGACCTGAACAGCACCAGCCCCTACCTGAACTCCGCCATCGCCAAAGGCGGCGGCTTCAATTACGGGGCCAACATCAAGGTGGTGGCCATTCGACGCTTCAGCGGCGAAAACAAGTTCAGCACCCTGATGGTCGATCCCAACCGCCACGATTTTATGCTCCGGCCCAACGATGTGGTGTATGTCTCCGAGCAAAAAATCTACAAAACCGGTCGCTTCGCCGACAACGCGGCCAAAGTGCTTTCACCCTTCACCAACATGGCCTCCGCCGTGTTCGGACTGGCGGTTCTGGGAGGCATCCGCTAA